The Spiroplasma clarkii genome has a window encoding:
- a CDS encoding ABC transporter ATP-binding protein has protein sequence MGKYAVEMEDIWMVFNKTIVANKEVNFKVKKGEIHALVGENGAGKSTLMSVLFGIYQQTKGTIKINGKEEIISNPVKANRLGIGMVHQHFKMVDIFTLWENIALGAEMTTAGEIINSRKIKNKITKIMNQYNLRIDLDKTTANATVGMKQKAEILKILYRDADILVFDEPTAVLTPQEIDGLLQVMLELQKDGKTIILITHKMAEIKKVANSATVIRLGEVIGTFDMKETSVEQLSEAMVGRKVVETKNDYSPRSEEVVLKIENLTMKKVSNTKVIGLENFSLDVHAGEVVAIAGVEGNGQQEIAEAITGMSKVYSGNVKIHNHDITYASIASRYSKWKISHVPEDRHKHGLVLDFSVSQNVVLQDIDNPKFSQAKIINSGAVQAYAQTIIQKFDVRNADAGFAIARQLSGGNQQKVILGREITRPTDLLVIYQPTRGLDVGSIEFIHAQILKAKKDNRAILLISYELSEVLALADRIVVLNAGKKIGELPGKGAKREEVGKMMLGRED, from the coding sequence ATGGGAAAATACGCTGTTGAAATGGAAGACATTTGAATGGTATTTAACAAAACCATTGTTGCCAATAAAGAAGTAAATTTTAAAGTAAAAAAAGGTGAAATTCATGCTTTGGTTGGTGAAAATGGAGCTGGAAAATCGACATTAATGTCAGTTTTATTTGGTATTTATCAGCAAACAAAAGGAACTATCAAAATTAATGGTAAAGAGGAAATTATCTCAAATCCTGTTAAAGCTAATCGGCTAGGAATTGGGATGGTCCACCAACACTTTAAAATGGTTGACATCTTTACTTTATGAGAAAATATTGCCCTTGGTGCAGAAATGACTACTGCTGGTGAAATCATAAATTCAAGAAAAATTAAAAACAAAATTACTAAAATAATGAATCAATACAATTTAAGAATTGATTTAGACAAAACAACTGCTAATGCTACAGTTGGAATGAAGCAAAAAGCAGAAATATTAAAAATCTTATATAGAGATGCAGATATACTAGTATTTGATGAACCAACTGCTGTGCTAACCCCCCAAGAGATTGACGGGTTATTACAAGTTATGTTGGAATTACAAAAAGATGGAAAGACAATTATTCTAATTACACACAAAATGGCAGAAATTAAAAAGGTAGCAAATTCTGCTACAGTTATTCGCCTTGGAGAAGTAATTGGAACATTTGATATGAAAGAAACTTCAGTTGAACAATTATCTGAAGCAATGGTTGGTAGAAAAGTTGTTGAAACTAAAAATGACTACAGTCCAAGAAGTGAAGAAGTTGTTTTAAAAATTGAAAACTTAACAATGAAAAAAGTTTCAAATACCAAAGTTATTGGTTTAGAAAACTTTAGTTTAGATGTTCATGCTGGAGAAGTTGTAGCAATTGCTGGAGTTGAAGGTAATGGACAACAAGAAATTGCTGAAGCAATTACAGGAATGTCAAAAGTTTATTCAGGAAATGTCAAGATTCACAATCATGATATTACCTATGCTTCAATCGCTTCAAGGTATAGCAAATGAAAAATAAGTCATGTTCCTGAAGATCGTCACAAACACGGATTAGTTTTAGACTTTTCAGTATCACAAAATGTAGTGTTACAAGATATTGACAATCCAAAATTTAGTCAGGCAAAAATTATTAATTCAGGAGCTGTACAAGCTTATGCTCAAACAATTATTCAAAAATTTGATGTAAGAAATGCAGATGCTGGATTTGCAATTGCAAGACAGTTATCTGGAGGAAATCAACAAAAAGTTATTTTGGGTCGAGAAATTACTAGGCCAACAGATTTACTGGTAATTTATCAACCAACCCGTGGATTAGATGTTGGATCAATTGAATTTATCCATGCTCAAATTTTAAAAGCAAAAAAAGACAATCGAGCAATTTTATTAATTTCTTATGAGCTTTCTGAGGTTCTTGCTCTTGCAGATAGAATTGTTGTTTTAAATGCTGGTAAGAAAATTGGAGAACTACCTGGAAAAGGTGCAAAAAGAGAAGAAGTTGGAAAAATGATGTTAGGAAGGGAAGATTAA